The DNA window GCCGAGTACATCCGCCGGGGACGGTACCTGCTGCGCCGCTGCCGGCAGGTTCAGCAACAGGACGGCCGCCACCGTCGTCAGTGTAGTCATTCGCATGCGTCGTTCGTTCCTGCGGTGAGGTGGGAGTCGCGGCAACGTACCGGCTGTGCGGGCGCTTGACAACGCGCGCACCCCGCGCCGACCTTGTCCGCCCCCTGACACGGAGCATGCCGATTCCCGTGCGTCTGCCGCGCCTGCTGTCGATCGTGCTGCTGGCATCCATCCCCGGGTGCGAGCGCGTGAACGAGCCGGCGCCGATCCCGGACGAGACATTCGTGCAGGTCATGGTCGACCTCCGCCGCGCCGCCGCGGTCAACACCGCGGACACCACCGGCTTCTTCGCGATGCGCGACAGCATCCTCGCGGCGGCCGGCGTCAGTGACTCCGCGCTCTATGCGTGGGTGAACGCGACGGCGCGCGACCCGGAGCGGATGGGACGGGTGTTTCGGGAGATTCGCGACTCCGTGCGCGCGCGGCCGGACACCGTTCCGCGCTGAGACGGTCACCGGGCACTGGCTCGGAGATTGCACCCTTCGAATGCACCGGCATCGAGCCGGTCGAGTGAGGCCAGGATGATGGAACTTCGGCACACGAGTGGAGAATGCACCGGCAACTGGCGGCTGCTCGGCACCGGCCGTCAGCGCGTCATCCGGTGCGACCGCTGTGAGGCCGAGCACCCCGCCTCCGCCGAAAACCGCCTGGCCGCGATCGACGAGAACTACGCCGGCATCTACCTGCGCAGACTGGCCGCGGAAGGTGCGGCGCTCGACCCGCCCGGCCCGGGCGGTCGCTGAATCGCGGGGGCGGTCCGCTGCCGCCCTGCGCTCCCCAGGTCAGCCGCCGCGCTTCGCCCTTCCCCCCAAGTCAGCCGCCGCCCTTCCCTACTCCCACTCGATCGTTGCCGGCGGCTTGGAGCTGACGTCGTAGCAGACGCGGTTCACGCCCGCGACCTCGTTGATGATCCGGTTGGACACACGGGCGAGCACGTCGTGCGGGAACGGGTACCAGTCCGCGGTCATCCCGTCGCGGCTCGTCACGGCGCGCAGCGCGACCACGTTCTCGTACGTGCGCGCGTCGCCCATCACACCCACGCTGTGCACGGGCAGCAGCACGGCAAACGCCTGCCAGATGTCGTCGTAGAGGCCCGCGGCCCGGATCTCCTCCAGGTAGATCGCGTCCGCCTCGCGCAGGACATCGAGCCGACCTGCGCTCACGGGCCCGAGCACGCGGATCGCGAGGCCGGGGCCAGGGAACGGGTGGCGACCGACCAGCTCCTCCGGCAGTCCCAGCTCCCGACCCACGTTGCGCACCTCGTCCTTGAACAGTTCGCGCAGCGGCTCGATCAGCTCGAACGTCATGTCCTCCGGCAGCCCGCCCACGTTGTGGTGGGTCTTGATCACCGCGGACGGCCCCTTCACAGACTGCGATTCGATCACGTCGGGGTAGAGCGTGCCCTGCACCAGGAAGCCGGCGTCACCGGCGTCGCGCGCGGCACGCTCGAAGACGCGGATGAACGTTTCACCGATCCGCTTGCGCTTCTGCTCCGGGTCCTGGACGCCGTCCAGCTTCGCGAGGAATTCCTCCGAGGCGTCGACCACGACCAGCTTGGCGCCGAGGTGCTGGCGGAACGTGCGCTCCACGCTCTCGCGCTCGCCTTTCCGCAGCAGCCCGTTGTCGACGAAGATGCAGGTGAGCTGGTCGCCGATCGCCCGGTGAACGAGTGCGGCGGCCACGCTCGAATCCACGCCGCCGGAGAGGCCGCAGATCACCTGCGCGTCGCCCACCTGCGCACGGATCCGGTCGATCGATTCGTCGATGAACGAGCCCGGCGTCCAGGTCGGCTCACAGCCGCAGATGTTGAACGCAAAGTTGGAGAGGATCTCGTCGCCGCGCGGTGTGTGCGCGACCTCCGGATGAAACTGCACGCCGAAAATGGGTGCACCTTCGGCGCGGAATGCGGCAACCGGCAGATCCGAGGTCGCTGCCAGTGTGCGGAACCCATCCGGTGCGGTGTTGACGTGATCGCCGTGGCTTGCCCAGACCGTGATCGGCTCGCCGGCGGTGAACCCGTCGAACAGGTCGTCGGCTTCCTCGATCACGAGCTGCGCCCGGCCGTACTCGCGCTTGCCCGGCGCGACCTTGCCGCCGCGGGCCTGCGCGATGAGCTGCATCCCGTAACAGATGCCGAGCACGGGCACGCCGATGTCGAGCAGCGCGTCGTTCAGCCCCGGCACGTCGTCGTCGTATACGGACGATGGCCCGCCCGAGAGGATGATGCCCTTGGGCTGCCACTCGCGCACGAAATCGGTGGACACCGTGGGCGGATGGATCTCACAGTAGACGCGCTCCTCGCGGATGCGTCGCGCGATGAGCTGGGTGAACTGCGAGCCGTAGTCGAGAATGAGAATGCGGTTCTGCGTGTCCATTGATTCAGTCCTGGTCCAGCAGCTCGACCTCGCCACGCACGAGATCGTCCAGCGTCTCGCGCGGCCGGATCAACCGGTGCGTGTCACCCTCCACGAGCACTTCCGCCGGTCGGGTGCGGGCGTTGTACGTCGATGCCATGGAGAACCCGTAGGCGCCCGTGGTTCCAATCACGATCAGCTCGCCGGGCTCCGGCATCTCGATCGGCCGGTCGAGTGCGAGGAAGTCACCGCTCTCGCAGATCGGGCCGACCACGTCGACCACACGCTCCGCGCGCCCGGCATTCCGCTCCGCCGGCTCCACGCGGTGGTAGCTGGCGTAATGGCTCGGCCGCAGCAGGTCGTTCATGCCCGCATCCGTGATGACGAACGTCTTGCCGCCCATTTCCTTCACGTACACGACGCGCGCGAGCAGCACGCCCGCCGGCCCGACGATGAAGCGGCCTGGCTCGAGCAGCAGGCGCAGCCCGCTGGGTTCGACCAGCGGCCGGATCACGTCCGCGAAGGCGCTGGCCGGCGGCGTCGTCTCCTCGTCGTAGCTGATGCCGAAGCCGCCACCGACGTCGATGAACTCCAGCTCGATGCCGTCCGCGCGCAGCAGGTCGACCAGCTCGAGAATGCGCTGCAGGGACAGCGCGTACGGCTCGACGTCGACGATCTGGCTGCCGATATGGGCGTCGATCCCCCGCACGTGAATGCCGGGCAGCGTCGCGGCGAGACGGTACAGCCCGCGCGCCTCCGTGTACGGGATGCCGAACTTGGTCTGCTTGTGCCCTGTCGACGTGTAGTGGTGCGGCGTGGCGGTCTCGACGTCGGGGTTCACCCGCAGCGCGATCGGCGCGCGCTTGCCGAGCGTCTCGGCCAGCTCCGCCAGTGAGCGCAGCTCGCCCTCGCTCTCGACATTGAAACTGTAGATGCCCGCATCCAGCGCAGCGGCCAGCTCGGCCACCGTCTTGCCGACACCGCTGAAAACGATGCGCTCGGAGGGGATGCCGGCGAGCTGTGCGCGGTGCAGCTCGCCCGCGCTCACGATGTCGGCACCCGCACCGAGATCACGCAGCAGCCGCAGCACCGACAGGTTGCCGTTTGCCTTGACCGAGTAGGCGATCATGCGATCCAGCGGGGCAAACGCCGCGTCGAACGCACGGTAGCGCTCGGCGATCTCGGTTGCGCTGTAGACGTAGAGTGGCGTGCCGTGCTCTACCACGAGCTGCTCCACTGCGATGTCCTCGCAATGGAGGTGCCCGTCCCGGTAGTGGAACGCGCCGGTCAGCGTGGCATCAGTAGGCACGTGCCCACACCGCTTCGTACTGTGCGTCCCCACCACACGCCAGACAGGTACGCGGCGCCTCGGACGAGCGGAACTCCTCGTCGGGCAGCACGCGGATCG is part of the Longimicrobiales bacterium genome and encodes:
- the guaA gene encoding glutamine-hydrolyzing GMP synthase, coding for MDTQNRILILDYGSQFTQLIARRIREERVYCEIHPPTVSTDFVREWQPKGIILSGGPSSVYDDDVPGLNDALLDIGVPVLGICYGMQLIAQARGGKVAPGKREYGRAQLVIEEADDLFDGFTAGEPITVWASHGDHVNTAPDGFRTLAATSDLPVAAFRAEGAPIFGVQFHPEVAHTPRGDEILSNFAFNICGCEPTWTPGSFIDESIDRIRAQVGDAQVICGLSGGVDSSVAAALVHRAIGDQLTCIFVDNGLLRKGERESVERTFRQHLGAKLVVVDASEEFLAKLDGVQDPEQKRKRIGETFIRVFERAARDAGDAGFLVQGTLYPDVIESQSVKGPSAVIKTHHNVGGLPEDMTFELIEPLRELFKDEVRNVGRELGLPEELVGRHPFPGPGLAIRVLGPVSAGRLDVLREADAIYLEEIRAAGLYDDIWQAFAVLLPVHSVGVMGDARTYENVVALRAVTSRDGMTADWYPFPHDVLARVSNRIINEVAGVNRVCYDVSSKPPATIEWE
- the lysA gene encoding diaminopimelate decarboxylase, coding for MPTDATLTGAFHYRDGHLHCEDIAVEQLVVEHGTPLYVYSATEIAERYRAFDAAFAPLDRMIAYSVKANGNLSVLRLLRDLGAGADIVSAGELHRAQLAGIPSERIVFSGVGKTVAELAAALDAGIYSFNVESEGELRSLAELAETLGKRAPIALRVNPDVETATPHHYTSTGHKQTKFGIPYTEARGLYRLAATLPGIHVRGIDAHIGSQIVDVEPYALSLQRILELVDLLRADGIELEFIDVGGGFGISYDEETTPPASAFADVIRPLVEPSGLRLLLEPGRFIVGPAGVLLARVVYVKEMGGKTFVITDAGMNDLLRPSHYASYHRVEPAERNAGRAERVVDVVGPICESGDFLALDRPIEMPEPGELIVIGTTGAYGFSMASTYNARTRPAEVLVEGDTHRLIRPRETLDDLVRGEVELLDQD